The genomic stretch AATAAGGGCTTACATTAACGTTAGGTAAAAGTAGTAAACCAGAAACTATCATGAATGATATAAAATATGAGATTACATAAGTGAAGACTAACCATTTCCCAATACTGTCCTTTAAAGTCGCTTTTATTACGTTCCTTAATCTCATAGGCCCAGAAACTAAAATAAATCTACCTTTCTTCATTCTGTAAATAACATAGCCTATGATTATACTTAGAGTGATATATACGATACAGATTAGAAGAAAAGGATCTAAAAATGATACTTGACCAGAAGTTGTAAAGGGATAATACCATAGGAAATAAACTTTTAAACCAGTTATTACTATAGGTAAGAATACAGTGGCATTAAAGAAAATGAAAACATAGAAAAAAGGGTTTATTTTCATTAAGTTCACCTAGCAGTGAAGCCCGGTTATTGGTGGTAATAACACATTATCAACTAGATATGTTGCAGTTGACACACTAACTGGCAGAATAAAAGCTGGTGCAGTAGTTAATGGTACTTCATAAGCTACGCTTAGAGTTTGCAAGTTTATTAGAACTATCATTCCACCACTTGACACTGAACCATGTATAACAACGTAAGCATAACTATCACCCGGAGTGATTCCGATAGCTGCTAATCCTTGTGGATTTATGCTAGGTAAGGATATATTTTGAACAATTTTGAAGTTTGAAGTGGAGATTACTACAACTTCATTTTTATTTGCTGGTGCCTCCAAGTAATATTGACCATTTGGAGTAAAGACTCCTCTTTGTGGAGTTACTCCAGAAGGCATCTGAACCATACCCATATATTGTAAGTTTGGAAGTGAATAAAATCCTACTGAATTATTCCCAGCATACTCAACTGCAACCATCGTACCTTGCATATTTGGAGATACCATATAAGGTTGCGAGCCTAAAGATGCTACTACTATTTTAACTACACTTCCGTTAGACGCTGAGATTAAATCAACAGTATTATTAAATCTCATAGGAACTATAAGATATTCACCATTAGGAGTCCATCTAACATCACATGGATAATAAGTTTTTCCAGTAGGAGAAACGAAAGTATCTTTCCATACTACTTGTAAGTTTTTCAAGTTAACTACCTCAACTATTCCAGATGGACCATCTGCAATAGCCGCATACTGCTGATTTGGTGAGTAAGCAACACCTATAAACCCAACACTTTTTCCAACGTTTAGTGTTTCAACAACCTTTAACGTTGTTGGATTTATTATGTAAACACTTCCGTTATTTACTGGAATAACAATGTAGCTCGCATTGAACATTTCCCCTGCAGGAACTTCATCCCAATAATAAACTTGTTGTGGCACACTAGTAGAGATATTTACAACATGCTGAAAACCAAGGAAGTTGGATGTTTGAGTAAACGGGTTTATTGCTTGAACTATCCCTTTCTGAGTAAATACAAGTAGATAGAAGTTGTTATTTGGAGCTGATGAGGAAGAGACAGCAGTTAGAGTTGAGGTAGAAGAAGGAGTAGTTGAAGTAGTAGAAGGAGTGGATGAGCTCTTCATCATTATATATGCTGCTCCTATTCCTATTAGAAGTATAACTACAATACCTACTAGTAATAGGATTTTATATGACATTCCTCTCTCAAGTTTGCTTCTTTTCTTCATACATAATTATTGTAAGCAAAGTTAGTATTTAAAAATACTTGTTTTTTAAACCCTTTATTCAGAAATATCGCAACTAAGTTAAATTGTAATTATTAAATCCACTTTATCAATAACAGACTTATAAAAATCTGGGAAACAACCAATCTTTGCAGAATCTACCAGTTTATCCGCAATATTCCTCATATATACGCATTGATCACAGGCTTGCAAATAAATTCCCTTTTCCCTACTTAGCTTATCTAATCTCTCAGCTATTGGATTTCCCTTTAAGAGCAAATATACGTTATCATGAATGAAGAACATACCTACAACTTCTACGTAATGCCTATCTTCCTCTAATTGAGGTACTATCATACTACCTAAAATATAACTTCCTAAATTCGACTCAACTATGTAAGCCACTCTTTTCATGTATAACACCTAAAAATTGTTCCATTATCTTTCTTGCTATATCGTTTAGCGTAAAACCTTTTATCGAGTTAAGGAATTCCATAGGATCTTTTTTATCTTCAAAGGCTTCACACAATGCCTCTAAAGTAATTATAGTGACAGGACACTCACTTGATTTATAAGTTATTTTCTCTCCATCAAAAAATAATTTAAACCATCTACTCTCATCAATCCTCACTGTCGCAATTTCTTTTCCCTTGGGTTTATTATAAATTCTCTTTATTAAGAAATCAGAAGCATATTTTCTTGTAATAACGCATCCACATTCATCTTTTACCATATTATACACCTTTAATCGGTTCGTTCCTTGTGCTTTAAATAAAATATATTACACTCACCCTCAATAGGGAGATGTTTTAACGCATCCTCATTGTAGAATGAGTTATTCTCTATATCTAACCTTGCTGCAATTATCTTATCACCATTCACTAAAGCTATAAATAGCCACCCTCTACCTATAGGTGCAGCCGATATGGCCGTATAACCTTGATATTTAACATCTTCTAGTTGCAATTGCATAGCCTTTCTTTGCTCAACAATCTGATCAAAATAAGAATAAAGGAAAGCTCTGAAATCACTCTCTCTTATTAGTTCTTTTATCTCATCTTCCTTAACTTCTTCTATTACCTCAGTATATTTAGTGTAAGTTCTCGTATTGTCTAGTTTTATAAAAACAAATGAAGCGTAATCTCCCATGTTGTATATTTCGTATCT from Sulfolobus sp. S-194 encodes the following:
- a CDS encoding YncE family protein — its product is MKKRSKLERGMSYKILLLVGIVVILLIGIGAAYIMMKSSSTPSTTSTTPSSTSTLTAVSSSSAPNNNFYLLVFTQKGIVQAINPFTQTSNFLGFQHVVNISTSVPQQVYYWDEVPAGEMFNASYIVIPVNNGSVYIINPTTLKVVETLNVGKSVGFIGVAYSPNQQYAAIADGPSGIVEVVNLKNLQVVWKDTFVSPTGKTYYPCDVRWTPNGEYLIVPMRFNNTVDLISASNGSVVKIVVASLGSQPYMVSPNMQGTMVAVEYAGNNSVGFYSLPNLQYMGMVQMPSGVTPQRGVFTPNGQYYLEAPANKNEVVVISTSNFKIVQNISLPSINPQGLAAIGITPGDSYAYVVIHGSVSSGGMIVLINLQTLSVAYEVPLTTAPAFILPVSVSTATYLVDNVLLPPITGLHC
- a CDS encoding DsrE family protein → MKRVAYIVESNLGSYILGSMIVPQLEEDRHYVEVVGMFFIHDNVYLLLKGNPIAERLDKLSREKGIYLQACDQCVYMRNIADKLVDSAKIGCFPDFYKSVIDKVDLIITI